The following are encoded in a window of Bdellovibrio svalbardensis genomic DNA:
- the lysC gene encoding lysine-sensitive aspartokinase 3 translates to MAKLIVSKFGGTSMGDAECMLRSAEVAYRQGSSMVVVSATSGTTNDLIALGKTAESQSWSEAEKIISKIHARHVKIASDLNLPTDLLQALETLFEEMASLAKGIHLLKDCSVKAMDALMSLGERMSSVLCTEAMAQVLRKHKDAKSAKLVDARDVLRTDDAFGKAKPITKDIEALSNKHLGYLRDFKTVVVTQGYIGRTEEGMTTTLGRGGSDYSAAILAEGVSADVLEIWTDVAGIATTDPRICPKAKPIDEISFKEASELATFGAKVLHPATLLPAIRKNIPVFVGSSFDAEARGTWVRKEVTDYPLIRAMAMRKKQILVTLSTPEMLHAHGFLFQIFKIFNDHKVSIDAITTSEISVSVTLDDSTLLNKRLIADLSEIADVQVEENLTLISLIGNNINHTPGLGKQIFETIADINVRMICLGASKHNFCFLVSEDQSTETIQRLHKKFVEA, encoded by the coding sequence ATGGCAAAGCTGATTGTGTCTAAATTTGGTGGAACGTCCATGGGGGATGCTGAGTGCATGCTTCGTAGTGCGGAAGTCGCTTATCGCCAGGGATCCAGCATGGTCGTGGTCTCAGCCACCTCTGGAACAACCAATGATTTGATCGCTTTGGGAAAAACAGCTGAATCTCAGTCCTGGTCAGAGGCTGAGAAAATCATCTCAAAGATTCACGCTCGCCACGTCAAGATTGCTTCCGATTTAAACCTTCCGACGGATTTGCTTCAGGCACTGGAAACTTTATTTGAAGAAATGGCTTCCTTGGCAAAGGGGATTCATCTTTTGAAAGATTGTTCAGTCAAGGCTATGGATGCCTTGATGAGTTTGGGTGAACGGATGTCTTCGGTTCTTTGCACAGAGGCTATGGCTCAAGTTCTTCGTAAACACAAAGATGCGAAGTCGGCGAAGCTGGTCGATGCCCGCGATGTTCTTCGTACGGATGATGCCTTCGGGAAAGCGAAACCGATTACTAAAGATATTGAGGCTCTCAGCAATAAACATCTGGGGTATTTGCGTGATTTCAAAACTGTAGTCGTTACTCAAGGCTATATTGGTCGCACCGAAGAAGGGATGACCACGACCTTGGGGCGCGGTGGAAGTGACTATTCTGCGGCAATATTGGCAGAGGGTGTTTCCGCTGACGTTTTGGAAATCTGGACTGACGTTGCGGGGATCGCGACAACGGATCCGCGCATTTGTCCGAAAGCTAAGCCTATCGATGAAATCTCCTTTAAAGAAGCGTCAGAGCTTGCAACCTTCGGAGCAAAAGTTTTGCATCCAGCAACCTTGCTTCCTGCTATTCGCAAGAACATCCCCGTATTTGTGGGTTCAAGTTTTGATGCTGAAGCGCGAGGAACTTGGGTCCGCAAGGAAGTGACGGATTATCCGTTGATTCGCGCGATGGCGATGCGTAAGAAGCAGATTCTGGTCACGCTTTCGACCCCGGAAATGCTTCATGCGCACGGCTTCTTGTTTCAGATTTTTAAAATCTTCAATGATCATAAAGTCAGTATCGATGCGATCACGACTTCAGAAATTTCAGTCAGTGTGACCTTGGATGATTCTACTTTGTTGAACAAGAGATTGATTGCCGATCTGTCTGAAATTGCAGATGTGCAGGTCGAAGAAAATCTGACTTTGATCTCTTTGATTGGCAACAACATCAACCACACGCCGGGCCTTGGAAAGCAAATCTTCGAGACCATTGCAGATATCAATGTGCGTATGATTTGTTTAGGGGCCAGTAAGCACAACTTCTGCTTCCTGGTCAGTGAAGATCAAAGCACAGAGACGATTCAGCGCCTGCATAAAAAGTTTGTGGAAGCTTAG
- the typA gene encoding translational GTPase TypA, whose product MIQDPKKIRNIAIIAHVDHGKTTLVDHLIKQAGTFRDNEHVDDRLMDSMDLERERGITIAAKNASFIYKDIKVNIVDTPGHSDFGGEVERILNMVDGCILLCDASEGPLPQTRFVLKKALEQNLKVIVCINKIDRSDARIQEVHNELFDLFIDLEATEEQCDFHTVYAIAREGMATLDPAVNTGTLEVLYDAIVNLVPPPKIDEEAPLQVMVSNISYNDYVGRLAIGRMRAGKIKVGDEVLCVQEHTQKKVKVSALYQYKVNSQVPAQEVGAGDIVVIAGMEDFTIGDTITSATDPRPLPRIRVDEPTVGMVFSVNNGPFAGMEGKNVTSRKILERLERELLYNVAIRVEKTENTDAFKVVGRGELQLGVLIEQMRRENFELLVSKPSVIFKEEGGKKMEPMEIAVIDIEDSFVGAVTEKLGKRKGVMQNMVQKGSGRTRLEFLIPSRGLIGYRSEFLTDTRGTGLLNTQFNGWEPYKGEIEHRMNGAMISDRKGQATAFAIWNLQERGIMYVVHGQDVYEGMIVGEHAKDNDLEVNICREKKLTNVRASGSDEAIRLVPVRPMTLEKAMEWIKESELIEVTPKNIRLRCRELSPNARARAAKE is encoded by the coding sequence ATGATTCAAGATCCAAAGAAGATTAGAAATATCGCGATTATCGCCCACGTCGACCATGGTAAGACTACCTTGGTGGACCATTTGATTAAGCAAGCTGGTACATTCCGTGACAATGAGCACGTTGATGATCGTTTGATGGACTCTATGGATCTTGAAAGAGAACGTGGTATCACTATCGCAGCGAAGAATGCTTCGTTCATTTACAAAGATATCAAAGTTAACATCGTAGATACACCGGGACATAGTGACTTCGGTGGTGAAGTTGAACGTATCTTGAACATGGTTGATGGTTGTATCCTTCTTTGCGATGCTTCTGAAGGTCCACTTCCGCAAACACGTTTCGTATTGAAAAAAGCTCTTGAGCAAAATTTAAAAGTTATCGTTTGTATCAACAAAATCGACCGTTCAGATGCTCGTATTCAAGAAGTTCACAATGAACTTTTCGATTTGTTCATCGACCTTGAGGCGACTGAAGAACAATGTGATTTCCACACTGTTTACGCTATCGCGCGTGAAGGTATGGCAACTTTGGATCCTGCAGTTAACACAGGTACGTTGGAAGTTCTTTACGATGCTATCGTAAACTTGGTTCCACCACCAAAAATTGATGAAGAAGCTCCACTTCAAGTTATGGTTTCTAACATCTCATACAATGACTACGTAGGCCGTTTGGCTATCGGTCGTATGAGAGCTGGTAAAATCAAAGTGGGTGACGAAGTTCTTTGCGTGCAAGAGCACACTCAGAAAAAAGTAAAAGTATCAGCTTTGTACCAGTATAAAGTGAACTCACAAGTTCCAGCTCAAGAAGTTGGCGCCGGTGATATCGTGGTTATCGCGGGTATGGAAGATTTCACTATCGGTGACACTATCACATCTGCAACTGATCCACGCCCTCTTCCTCGTATCCGTGTCGATGAACCGACAGTGGGAATGGTATTCTCAGTGAATAACGGTCCATTCGCAGGTATGGAAGGTAAGAACGTTACTTCTCGTAAAATCCTAGAGCGTCTTGAAAGAGAATTGCTTTATAACGTTGCGATCCGCGTAGAAAAAACTGAGAACACAGATGCGTTCAAAGTTGTTGGCCGTGGTGAGTTGCAATTGGGCGTATTGATCGAACAAATGCGTCGTGAAAACTTCGAACTTCTAGTTTCTAAACCGTCAGTTATCTTCAAAGAAGAAGGCGGCAAGAAAATGGAACCAATGGAAATCGCAGTTATCGACATCGAAGATTCTTTCGTTGGTGCGGTTACTGAGAAACTTGGTAAACGTAAAGGTGTCATGCAAAACATGGTACAAAAAGGTTCTGGACGTACTCGTCTTGAGTTCTTGATCCCTTCACGTGGTTTGATCGGTTACCGTTCAGAGTTCTTGACTGACACTCGTGGTACAGGTCTTTTGAATACACAATTCAATGGCTGGGAACCGTACAAAGGCGAAATCGAACACCGTATGAATGGTGCCATGATTTCTGACCGCAAAGGCCAAGCAACTGCATTTGCTATTTGGAATCTTCAAGAGCGTGGCATCATGTACGTTGTGCATGGACAAGACGTTTACGAAGGCATGATCGTTGGTGAGCATGCTAAGGACAATGATCTTGAAGTAAACATCTGCCGCGAGAAGAAATTGACTAACGTACGTGCCTCAGGTTCTGATGAAGCTATCCGTCTAGTTCCAGTTCGTCCTATGACATTGGAAAAAGCGATGGAATGGATCAAAGAATCAGAGCTGATCGAAGTGACTCCGAAGAACATCCGTCTTCGTTGCCGCGAGCTCAGCCCGAATGCACGTGCAAGAGCAGCGAAGGAATAA
- a CDS encoding arginine N-succinyltransferase: MSFIIRSVRHDDLNQLVDLAKQFNLLNLPGDRKVLSEKIDRSEQSFAGKLEKDKAEYLFVVEDLEEKLIVGSSLVIAKHGNDDVPHSAFKVLKRDHFSSDLGIGFIHQVLRFQLDFDGPTEIGGLLVDKSYRRRPEKLGKQISLSRFLYMALHPDRFEERVLCELTPPLTEEGRSEFWEALGRRFTGLPYQEADLLSQSHKEFIESLFPQEDIYLALLDSKARLVLGRVGEATKPAQHLLESIGFHYLDEVDPFDGGPHYGARLHEILPVKYGKRAKVTEFPDASYKDQMLVATTGEEFMASLCSVDLRTSAEGNQVAVAPKARTILGLEVGDEVYLAPFHYNRGK; the protein is encoded by the coding sequence ATGAGTTTTATAATTCGATCGGTCCGTCACGACGATTTGAATCAGCTTGTAGACTTGGCAAAACAGTTTAATTTGCTAAATCTACCGGGTGATAGAAAAGTTCTGAGTGAAAAAATCGACCGCAGCGAACAATCGTTCGCAGGTAAGTTGGAAAAAGATAAAGCAGAATATCTGTTTGTTGTTGAAGATTTGGAAGAAAAGCTGATTGTCGGAAGTTCTTTAGTCATCGCCAAACATGGTAATGATGACGTTCCTCATAGTGCCTTCAAAGTCTTGAAGCGCGATCATTTTTCTTCGGATTTAGGAATTGGTTTTATTCATCAAGTATTGCGCTTTCAGCTGGACTTTGACGGCCCAACAGAAATCGGAGGACTTCTTGTCGATAAATCTTACCGCAGACGTCCCGAAAAATTAGGCAAACAGATTAGCCTCAGTCGTTTTCTTTACATGGCTCTTCATCCGGACCGTTTTGAAGAACGCGTTTTGTGTGAGCTGACTCCGCCATTGACTGAGGAAGGTCGCAGCGAATTCTGGGAAGCATTGGGAAGAAGGTTCACAGGTCTTCCTTATCAGGAAGCAGATTTACTCAGTCAATCGCACAAAGAATTTATTGAAAGCCTGTTCCCTCAAGAAGACATCTATTTGGCTCTTCTTGATTCCAAAGCGCGTTTGGTTTTGGGCCGTGTCGGGGAGGCAACTAAGCCTGCTCAGCATTTGTTGGAAAGCATCGGCTTCCACTATTTAGATGAAGTGGATCCTTTTGATGGTGGGCCTCACTATGGAGCCCGCTTGCATGAAATCCTGCCGGTAAAGTACGGCAAACGTGCCAAAGTCACTGAATTTCCGGATGCTTCTTATAAAGATCAGATGCTGGTGGCAACCACGGGCGAAGAGTTCATGGCCTCCCTGTGTTCCGTTGATTTGCGCACCAGTGCGGAAGGCAATCAGGTTGCCGTTGCACCGAAGGCCCGCACGATCTTGGGTCTCGAAGTTGGCGATGAAGTTTATTTAGCACCCTTTCACTACAACAGAGGAAAGTAA
- the mltG gene encoding endolytic transglycosylase MltG has product MKKTILVLIIAVVALLTAVGAGVGYFVYDFTHTRPSEVAQDVVYEVEPGKAFNTIAKDLENKGLVRNATLFSLWARFKGERSKVKVGEYLLRTNMLPEDILQTLMSGKSIARSFTVSEGLSIYEIADLYEKEKFGTAADFLALVRDPKLIQSLLGEPEESLEGYLFPETYMLTKYTDTKTLITNMVKRFLYVYNEIIPQSEIKGMSRREIVTLASIIEKETGAPEERPLISSIFHNRLNKKMKLQTDPTIIYGKAEKLGKIVINITRADLLTPTRYNTYVIDGLPPTPIANPGREALLAAIKPASTNYLFFVSKNDGTHIFSEDYKAHQKAVQSFQLNAKAREGHSWKELKKKETQPVAPKK; this is encoded by the coding sequence ATGAAGAAGACGATCCTTGTTTTAATTATCGCAGTAGTGGCTTTATTGACAGCAGTGGGTGCGGGGGTAGGCTATTTTGTCTATGATTTCACACACACCCGCCCAAGCGAAGTCGCGCAGGATGTTGTTTATGAAGTAGAGCCTGGAAAGGCTTTTAATACCATCGCCAAAGATCTTGAAAACAAGGGTCTCGTTAGAAATGCGACGCTGTTCTCTTTGTGGGCTCGATTCAAGGGTGAGCGCTCGAAGGTGAAGGTCGGGGAATATCTTTTGCGCACCAATATGCTGCCAGAAGATATCTTGCAGACCTTAATGTCAGGTAAGAGCATTGCCAGAAGTTTCACTGTCTCGGAAGGATTGAGCATTTATGAAATTGCTGATCTTTATGAAAAAGAGAAGTTCGGAACGGCCGCAGATTTCCTGGCATTGGTCCGCGATCCGAAACTGATCCAAAGTCTTTTGGGTGAGCCGGAGGAAAGTTTAGAAGGCTACCTGTTCCCAGAGACCTACATGCTTACGAAGTACACGGACACAAAAACATTGATTACCAACATGGTGAAAAGATTTTTATACGTGTACAACGAAATCATTCCTCAATCTGAAATTAAGGGGATGAGTCGCCGCGAGATTGTGACTTTGGCGAGTATCATTGAAAAGGAAACGGGAGCTCCCGAGGAGCGTCCATTGATTTCTTCAATCTTTCATAATCGTCTGAACAAAAAAATGAAGCTGCAAACGGATCCGACCATCATTTATGGGAAGGCCGAAAAACTTGGAAAGATCGTGATTAATATCACTCGCGCGGACCTATTAACGCCGACCCGCTACAATACCTATGTAATCGACGGTTTGCCGCCAACACCGATCGCCAACCCTGGTCGTGAGGCTTTACTGGCTGCGATTAAGCCAGCGTCCACAAACTACTTGTTCTTCGTCAGTAAAAACGACGGAACACATATTTTCTCAGAAGATTACAAAGCTCATCAAAAGGCCGTACAGAGCTTTCAGCTCAATGCAAAGGCTCGTGAAGGTCATTCTTGGAAAGAGCTTAAGAAGAAAGAAACTCAGCCTGTCGCTCCTAAAAAGTAG
- a CDS encoding succinylglutamate-semialdehyde dehydrogenase: MNTTIFPVSYKGDFINGQFVPVVKGDGEFKDISPADLNDVVMAVPFKHDHINQACAAAKKAYPSWAMLSMDERKSYLMRLKEMYDSHVDQMAQLICRDTGKPLWDGMTEAKALGAKIDITLNHSIKLIAEERVVNALPQVDGVIRHRSRGVMAVVGPFNFPAHLPNGHIIPALIAGNTVVFKPSEQTPAVGQFMAELFEKAKFPPGVFNLVQGDGAAGGLLVAHEYVDGILFTGSYEVGLKIKQETLTHYWKILALEMGGKNATIVWDDADMDKAVYESLVGAYMTSGQRCSGTSRIIVHPKLADEFTERFYQAAKKLSIGHWSENTFMGTLINAAAVEKYIRYQEIANRENCESVMRGKSLDLKHKGYYVTPSIHLVKKFDPNSVYQKSEIFGPNVAIYRSDDFDETMNIVNSTGYGLAMALFTKNKELYEQAQFKARVGILNWNRTTNGASSRLPFGGMGKSGNDRPSAHFAVQYCTVPVASLEDPTAFDPTKALPGMNLDMK; encoded by the coding sequence ATGAACACCACCATTTTTCCAGTGAGTTACAAAGGTGATTTTATCAACGGTCAATTTGTTCCTGTCGTCAAAGGTGACGGCGAGTTCAAAGACATCAGCCCCGCGGATCTTAATGATGTCGTAATGGCTGTTCCTTTCAAACATGATCATATCAATCAAGCTTGTGCTGCTGCTAAAAAAGCTTATCCATCATGGGCGATGCTTTCCATGGACGAGCGCAAATCCTATTTGATGCGCCTAAAAGAAATGTACGATTCCCATGTAGACCAAATGGCTCAGCTCATCTGCCGTGATACAGGGAAGCCTCTGTGGGATGGGATGACGGAAGCAAAAGCGTTGGGTGCAAAAATCGACATTACGTTGAATCACTCCATTAAGCTCATCGCTGAAGAACGCGTTGTGAACGCTCTTCCTCAAGTGGATGGGGTGATTCGTCACCGTTCCCGTGGTGTGATGGCGGTTGTGGGTCCATTCAACTTCCCGGCACATTTGCCAAACGGTCATATTATTCCTGCTTTGATCGCCGGTAACACCGTGGTCTTTAAGCCATCTGAGCAAACTCCAGCGGTGGGTCAGTTCATGGCTGAACTCTTTGAAAAAGCAAAATTCCCACCGGGTGTCTTCAACTTAGTGCAAGGGGATGGCGCTGCTGGCGGGCTTTTGGTCGCGCATGAATATGTGGATGGAATTCTATTCACAGGTTCTTACGAAGTGGGTTTGAAAATCAAACAAGAGACGCTCACTCATTATTGGAAGATTCTTGCTCTCGAAATGGGCGGTAAGAATGCAACCATCGTTTGGGATGATGCTGATATGGATAAGGCGGTTTATGAGAGTCTGGTCGGAGCCTATATGACGTCAGGTCAGCGATGCTCTGGAACTAGCCGTATTATCGTTCATCCAAAATTGGCGGATGAATTCACAGAGAGATTCTATCAAGCGGCTAAAAAACTTTCGATTGGTCACTGGTCTGAAAATACCTTCATGGGTACTTTGATCAATGCAGCGGCGGTGGAAAAATACATTCGCTATCAAGAGATCGCGAATCGTGAAAATTGTGAAAGCGTGATGCGCGGTAAATCTTTGGATCTGAAGCACAAGGGCTATTACGTCACGCCTTCAATCCATTTGGTGAAAAAATTCGACCCAAACAGTGTATATCAAAAAAGCGAAATCTTCGGACCTAATGTAGCTATCTATCGCAGCGATGATTTCGACGAAACGATGAATATCGTGAACTCGACGGGTTATGGATTGGCGATGGCTCTCTTTACAAAAAACAAAGAGCTTTATGAGCAGGCTCAGTTCAAAGCCCGCGTGGGGATCTTGAATTGGAATCGCACAACGAATGGCGCAAGTTCTCGTTTGCCATTCGGAGGCATGGGGAAATCTGGAAATGACAGACCGTCCGCGCATTTTGCAGTTCAATACTGTACGGTGCCGGTGGCAAGCCTGGAAGACCCAACGGCTTTCGATCCAACTAAAGCTTTGCCTGGCATGAACCTGGACATGAAATAA
- the dusB gene encoding tRNA dihydrouridine synthase DusB, protein MNPVEALKTNPFVLAPMAGITDHAFRTFMKKLDASVVVTELVSASGIEYKSERTLKLMSFDESQRPIGIQLFGEEPEILARAAKVAEADGCDFVDLNFGCPVPKVVKKGAGSAMLKDPVQLQKVLAAVKGAVNIPVTIKIRTGWDSNSRNASEICNIAYNEGISWVAIHGRTRNQAYSGFADWDFIAEVKSKAKLPIIGNGDILTPKQAILRLEQSGCDGVMIGRGCLKNPFIFMDALSLWRGEPVKDVSRDYVSLFNSLKHEIVAHCDEHITGIQLRKFAAWFSTGYSGAAQFRKNLFQSKSNEEIMTLADEFFSGIGSVEQADTSSEEFLMGGHG, encoded by the coding sequence ATGAATCCAGTTGAAGCACTAAAGACTAATCCCTTTGTTCTTGCCCCTATGGCAGGGATTACGGATCACGCCTTCCGCACTTTCATGAAAAAACTTGATGCCAGTGTCGTTGTCACAGAACTCGTGAGCGCGAGCGGTATTGAATACAAATCTGAAAGAACGTTGAAGCTTATGAGTTTCGATGAGTCGCAAAGACCCATCGGCATCCAACTTTTTGGTGAAGAGCCCGAGATTTTGGCAAGAGCGGCAAAAGTTGCTGAAGCTGACGGCTGTGATTTTGTCGATTTGAATTTCGGTTGCCCGGTACCCAAGGTCGTTAAAAAGGGCGCGGGTTCAGCGATGTTGAAAGACCCGGTTCAGTTGCAGAAAGTTCTCGCCGCGGTTAAAGGCGCCGTGAACATTCCAGTGACAATTAAAATTCGCACGGGCTGGGATTCAAACTCTAGAAATGCCTCGGAAATCTGCAATATCGCTTATAACGAAGGCATTTCATGGGTGGCCATTCATGGTCGCACCCGCAATCAAGCTTATTCAGGATTTGCGGATTGGGATTTTATCGCAGAGGTTAAATCCAAGGCGAAGCTTCCCATTATTGGAAACGGAGACATTCTCACACCAAAACAAGCCATTTTAAGACTTGAACAGTCGGGCTGTGACGGGGTGATGATTGGTCGCGGATGTCTAAAAAATCCATTTATCTTTATGGATGCCCTCTCCTTATGGCGAGGGGAGCCGGTTAAAGATGTGAGCAGAGACTACGTAAGTCTGTTCAATAGTCTGAAACATGAGATCGTTGCGCATTGTGATGAACACATCACTGGTATCCAGCTCAGAAAGTTTGCAGCTTGGTTCTCAACAGGGTATTCTGGTGCGGCACAATTCAGAAAGAATCTTTTCCAATCCAAAAGCAACGAAGAGATCATGACCCTGGCGGATGAGTTTTTCTCCGGCATCGGTTCTGTAGAGCAGGCAGATACTAGCTCTGAAGAGTTTTTGATGGGCGGACACGGCTAG
- a CDS encoding ABC transporter permease has translation MKIKELFSIPQVNDGALKVWQRNFLYFKKTWLVSLFWIVLEPVIYLGAIGFGLGAFVNNMGGMSYIEFFFPALLCTTAMLVAFFEGTYGNYTKLTHQRTYATIMLTRVGPEEIVGGELLWAASKGFFGVMGVTIVAIFFGLIDSYKILLALPVLFLLSSLFSCIGMIFTSIARNYDSFIYSTSGLIVPMSLLSGTYFPLDQLPLGLRYVAYLFPLTHGVAAVRGILHNGNPLWISVHVLILLLATWICMNVAFVRIRKKLLK, from the coding sequence ATGAAAATCAAAGAGCTTTTCTCTATTCCTCAAGTCAATGATGGTGCCCTTAAGGTTTGGCAGCGCAATTTTTTGTACTTCAAAAAAACATGGTTGGTTTCTTTATTCTGGATTGTTCTTGAGCCGGTTATTTATTTAGGTGCAATTGGCTTCGGCCTTGGGGCCTTCGTTAATAACATGGGCGGCATGTCTTATATCGAATTTTTCTTTCCGGCGTTGCTTTGTACGACGGCGATGCTTGTCGCTTTCTTTGAAGGAACTTATGGGAACTACACGAAGCTGACTCATCAAAGAACTTACGCGACGATTATGCTGACTCGTGTGGGACCTGAGGAAATTGTGGGTGGAGAATTGTTGTGGGCCGCCTCAAAGGGATTCTTCGGGGTGATGGGCGTGACGATTGTTGCGATTTTCTTTGGTCTTATTGATTCTTATAAGATCTTGTTGGCATTGCCTGTTCTATTTTTACTTTCAAGTTTGTTCTCATGCATCGGAATGATCTTCACTTCGATTGCCAGAAACTATGATTCATTTATCTATTCAACATCGGGATTGATTGTCCCTATGAGTTTGCTCAGCGGAACTTATTTCCCGCTTGATCAATTACCACTGGGCCTGCGCTATGTTGCCTACTTGTTTCCGCTGACGCACGGGGTGGCGGCGGTGCGGGGGATTCTGCATAATGGGAATCCGCTATGGATTTCCGTTCACGTCTTGATATTGCTACTAGCCACCTGGATCTGCATGAATGTGGCTTTCGTACGCATTCGTAAAAAACTTCTTAAATAA
- a CDS encoding ABC transporter ATP-binding protein, with protein MSTNVAIEIKDLTKKYEDKIAVDGINLEIYKGECFGLLGPNGAGKTTTMKMMYCSALVSSGELYVLGLNVKKNFREIKSRIGVVPQEDGLDPDFTVLENLLVYASYHNIPAAEADLRAQALLRLMKLEEYQDRSVETLSGGMKRRLAIARGLINSPEVIFLDEPTTGLDPQARIWIWDFFKHLKSEKSTLVLTTHYMEEAEQMCDRVAIMDNGKILTIGKPKDLIRELIGKEVVEFDTNPVDLNYYLGRLRSEGYAYQVIKDTVSVLVKEHQEGRKVVDLIASDKIFIRKPTLNDVFLKLAGHQLRDE; from the coding sequence ATGAGTACAAACGTCGCCATTGAGATTAAAGATTTAACAAAGAAGTACGAAGACAAAATTGCTGTCGACGGAATAAATCTGGAAATCTACAAAGGCGAATGTTTCGGACTTCTTGGTCCTAACGGGGCTGGCAAAACAACAACGATGAAGATGATGTATTGCTCGGCCCTCGTATCAAGCGGGGAACTTTATGTTCTCGGCTTGAATGTTAAAAAGAATTTCCGCGAAATCAAATCTAGAATCGGCGTCGTCCCTCAAGAGGACGGCCTCGATCCCGACTTTACAGTCCTCGAAAATCTTCTCGTTTATGCAAGTTATCATAATATTCCTGCTGCTGAGGCTGATCTCAGAGCTCAGGCATTGTTGCGTCTGATGAAGCTGGAAGAATACCAAGATCGTTCAGTGGAGACATTGAGTGGCGGTATGAAACGCCGTTTGGCGATAGCCCGGGGATTGATTAATTCTCCGGAAGTTATTTTCCTGGATGAGCCGACGACGGGTTTAGATCCGCAAGCGCGAATCTGGATCTGGGATTTCTTCAAGCATCTTAAATCTGAAAAAAGCACTTTGGTTCTGACGACTCACTACATGGAAGAAGCGGAGCAAATGTGTGATCGTGTTGCGATCATGGATAACGGCAAGATCTTGACGATCGGTAAGCCGAAAGATTTGATCCGCGAATTGATCGGCAAGGAAGTGGTTGAATTCGATACAAATCCTGTGGATTTGAACTACTACCTTGGGCGTTTGCGATCTGAAGGCTATGCCTATCAGGTTATCAAAGATACAGTTTCGGTTTTGGTAAAAGAACATCAAGAAGGTCGCAAAGTTGTGGACCTGATTGCAAGTGATAAGATCTTTATCCGTAAACCCACTTTGAATGATGTGTTTCTAAAATTGGCAGGCCACCAATTGAGGGATGAATAG
- a CDS encoding nitroreductase family protein translates to MQKEEFYQLLESRKSIRKFKTDPVPREVIERILNAGMHAPSGKNLQNWRFFVVTGKKRDEYLQHSQKSWLSLKDILAKKLKPSLYDFTERFFFTLGEAPVLIFAYSLNDVNERHYTSIGSVYMAVENMNLACLVEGLGSCTMGAPLEIKEEVDRFLGVDKLPEYQSGQLELLCGMVIGYPDHNPPKAPRQTESRVTWLE, encoded by the coding sequence ATGCAAAAAGAAGAATTCTATCAATTGCTGGAGTCACGAAAATCCATTCGTAAATTCAAAACGGATCCGGTTCCACGTGAGGTGATTGAAAGAATTCTGAATGCCGGAATGCACGCACCTTCTGGGAAGAATCTGCAAAATTGGCGATTCTTCGTCGTCACCGGTAAAAAGCGTGATGAGTATTTGCAGCACTCGCAAAAGTCCTGGCTCAGCCTTAAGGATATTCTGGCAAAAAAATTGAAGCCCTCCCTGTACGATTTTACGGAGAGATTTTTCTTCACGCTGGGCGAAGCGCCCGTGTTGATCTTTGCCTATTCGCTCAACGATGTGAACGAACGCCACTACACCAGCATCGGTTCAGTTTATATGGCCGTCGAAAACATGAATTTGGCCTGTCTTGTTGAGGGTCTCGGCAGCTGCACGATGGGGGCTCCGCTGGAAATCAAGGAAGAGGTGGATCGCTTCTTGGGTGTTGATAAATTGCCAGAATATCAAAGTGGCCAACTCGAACTTCTGTGTGGAATGGTCATTGGCTACCCTGACCACAACCCACCGAAGGCTCCTCGCCAAACAGAAAGCCGTGTAACCTGGCTGGAATAG